The following proteins come from a genomic window of Terribacillus aidingensis:
- a CDS encoding ATP-binding cassette domain-containing protein, which produces MSQEKLLEIKNLKQHFKLGRNNVVKAVDGLTFDIYKGETFGLVGESGCGKSTTGRSIIRLYNSTDGEVLFKGENVQGKKNKSELKKFNRQMQMIFQDPYSSLNPRMTVMDIIAEGIDIHGLAKNAEERKAKVYELLETVGLNKEHANRYPHEFSGGQRQRLGIARALAVDPEFIIADEPISALDVSIQAQVVNLMKQLQKEKGLTYLFIAHDLSMVKYISDRIGVMYFGKLVELADAEELYKNPVHPYTRSLLSAIPLPDPIYERNRKRIVYDPSQHDTSEEPEFREISPRHWVLCTSKEFEEYKKEKQNPVTN; this is translated from the coding sequence ATGAGTCAGGAAAAATTACTTGAGATCAAAAATCTGAAGCAGCATTTCAAACTTGGAAGAAATAACGTCGTCAAAGCGGTAGATGGATTGACGTTTGATATTTATAAAGGAGAAACATTCGGACTTGTAGGCGAATCGGGCTGTGGTAAATCCACAACTGGCCGCTCCATCATCCGTCTGTACAACTCTACAGATGGTGAAGTGCTTTTCAAAGGAGAAAACGTCCAAGGAAAGAAAAACAAGTCTGAGTTGAAGAAATTCAACCGTCAGATGCAGATGATTTTCCAGGATCCGTATTCTTCCCTCAACCCGCGTATGACAGTTATGGATATCATTGCAGAAGGTATCGATATTCATGGCTTGGCAAAGAATGCCGAAGAACGAAAGGCAAAAGTGTATGAATTGCTTGAAACAGTTGGTTTGAACAAAGAACACGCTAACCGTTATCCGCATGAATTCAGTGGCGGTCAGCGTCAGCGTCTTGGAATCGCCCGTGCCTTGGCAGTGGACCCAGAATTCATCATTGCCGATGAGCCGATTTCAGCACTTGATGTATCGATTCAGGCACAGGTGGTCAACTTGATGAAGCAGCTTCAGAAGGAAAAAGGCCTCACTTACCTGTTCATCGCCCATGACCTTTCCATGGTTAAATACATCAGTGATCGTATCGGTGTTATGTACTTCGGTAAGTTAGTTGAGCTTGCTGATGCAGAGGAGCTTTATAAGAATCCGGTGCATCCATATACACGCTCTCTTCTTTCCGCGATTCCGCTTCCAGATCCAATTTACGAGCGCAATCGTAAACGTATCGTTTATGATCCAAGTCAGCATGATACAAGTGAAGAGCCGGAATTCCGTGAAATCAGCCCAAGACATTGGGTATTGTGCACCTCCAAAGAATTTGAGGAATACAAAAAAGAAAAACAAAATCCTGTTACAAATTAA
- the mecA gene encoding adaptor protein MecA, whose protein sequence is MEIERINENTIKFYISYIDIEDRGFDKEDIWYNRERSEQLFWQMMDEVNYKEDFSVDGPLWIQVQAMDKGLEIVVTKAQLSKDGESLELNVDDKTIQSSVEEKVESVLEEKFGSHQQDGEEEDEEELSFVIQFRDFEDVIQLSHYFEETYGIENRLFHYKDRYMLYVEFDDTVLGDDEQEDVLSQILEFGYDSQTTIYRLEEYGKVIFAEDALTNVKQYFPRK, encoded by the coding sequence ATGGAAATAGAAAGAATAAATGAGAATACAATCAAATTTTATATATCTTATATAGATATTGAAGATCGCGGCTTCGATAAAGAAGATATTTGGTATAACCGTGAAAGAAGTGAGCAATTGTTCTGGCAGATGATGGATGAAGTCAATTATAAAGAAGACTTCAGCGTTGATGGTCCGCTTTGGATTCAAGTGCAGGCCATGGATAAAGGATTGGAAATTGTCGTAACAAAGGCTCAGCTATCAAAAGATGGAGAAAGCTTAGAGCTGAATGTGGATGATAAAACAATCCAATCCTCTGTAGAGGAAAAAGTCGAATCTGTTCTGGAAGAGAAATTCGGCTCACATCAGCAAGATGGAGAAGAAGAGGATGAGGAGGAGTTGTCCTTCGTCATTCAATTCAGAGACTTTGAGGACGTCATTCAGCTCAGCCACTACTTCGAAGAGACATATGGCATAGAGAACAGATTATTCCATTACAAAGACAGATACATGCTTTATGTGGAATTCGATGATACGGTACTTGGAGATGATGAGCAGGAAGATGTTCTAAGTCAGATACTTGAATTCGGCTATGATTCCCAAACAACGATTTATCGATTGGAAGAATATGGCAAGGTGATATTCGCTGAAGACGCACTTACTAACGTGAAGCAATACTTCCCTCGTAAATAG
- the opp3C gene encoding oligopeptide ABC transporter permease: MENPKKNIDKNLFQLANRPEEQGDKIARPSTTLLQDAFRSIRKNVFVMISIILLVFILAMSIIVPMVSDHSYTEQNLNASLMKPRVPGLEKMGIFDGKETKNFVGNNVQAATQKANVAYDNATDYMDVEVVNEGNGSPNSAEVKVTYDKYGAKDMADEYYYFGTDRLGRDLWVRAWQGTRISLLIAFVAAAIDLVIGVAYGGIAGYFGGRVDNYLMRFLEVIVGLPNLVVVILMILILDPGLWAIIIALSITGWTSMARIVRGEVLKLRGQEYVLAARTLGASNSKIIGKHLIPNVSGLIIVNTMFTIPSAIFFEAFLSFIGLGLPAPDASLGTLINDGFTSILITPHVILWPAILISLIMISFNILADGLRDAFDPKMRN; the protein is encoded by the coding sequence ATGGAAAATCCTAAAAAGAATATTGATAAAAACTTATTTCAGCTGGCAAACCGTCCCGAGGAGCAAGGGGATAAAATAGCAAGACCTAGTACGACACTTTTACAAGATGCTTTTAGAAGTATCAGAAAAAATGTGTTTGTGATGATATCCATTATTTTGCTTGTGTTTATCCTGGCAATGAGTATCATCGTACCAATGGTATCTGATCACAGTTATACAGAGCAGAATCTAAATGCTTCCCTTATGAAACCGCGCGTACCTGGATTGGAAAAGATGGGTATCTTTGATGGTAAAGAAACAAAGAACTTTGTTGGTAATAATGTACAAGCTGCAACACAAAAAGCAAATGTAGCTTATGATAATGCTACTGATTATATGGATGTTGAGGTTGTAAATGAAGGAAACGGTTCTCCTAACTCTGCCGAAGTTAAGGTAACTTACGACAAATATGGAGCAAAAGACATGGCTGATGAATATTATTACTTCGGTACTGACCGACTTGGCCGCGATCTTTGGGTACGTGCTTGGCAGGGTACTCGTATTTCCCTGTTGATTGCTTTTGTAGCCGCTGCAATTGACTTGGTCATTGGTGTTGCATATGGCGGTATTGCTGGTTACTTCGGCGGCAGAGTAGACAACTATTTAATGCGATTCTTGGAAGTTATAGTTGGTTTACCAAACTTGGTTGTCGTAATTCTTATGATTCTAATACTAGATCCTGGATTATGGGCAATTATTATCGCACTTTCGATAACAGGATGGACCAGTATGGCCCGAATTGTCCGTGGTGAAGTACTCAAGCTTAGAGGACAGGAATATGTATTGGCTGCTCGTACACTTGGTGCTTCTAATTCAAAAATAATTGGAAAACACTTAATACCGAACGTTTCTGGGTTAATCATTGTTAATACAATGTTTACAATACCATCTGCTATATTCTTTGAAGCCTTCCTAAGCTTCATTGGTTTAGGCTTACCAGCTCCAGATGCTTCCCTAGGAACACTTATCAATGATGGCTTCACATCTATTTTGATTACGCCACATGTTATCCTATGGCCGGCTATCTTGATTTCTTTGATTATGATTTCCTTCAATATCCTAGCAGACGGACTGCGCGATGCGTTTGATCCGAAGATGCGTAACTAA
- a CDS encoding GNAT family N-acetyltransferase, whose translation MNWYEKLSKYFPIEEMKSKEHMELLLKEKADVYFKDESADHVLMYAEFDHFLFIDYVYVSAKTRGKGIGGKLIDKLKKRGKPILLEVEPLQYDDTDSEKRLRFYERQGFQHAQTIGYNRRSLATAEENPMEILYWAPNGETEEEIFGAMRDMYEQIHTYKDKQLYGEAYQTSDEVLTFSKDASKDSIFDMLKENEK comes from the coding sequence ATGAATTGGTATGAGAAATTAAGCAAATATTTTCCGATAGAAGAAATGAAATCGAAGGAGCATATGGAATTGCTGCTGAAAGAAAAAGCAGATGTATATTTCAAGGATGAGAGTGCGGATCATGTCCTGATGTATGCAGAGTTCGACCATTTTCTATTTATTGACTATGTGTATGTCTCCGCCAAAACGCGCGGAAAAGGCATTGGAGGTAAGCTGATTGATAAACTGAAGAAACGTGGAAAGCCAATTTTGCTGGAGGTGGAGCCACTTCAGTATGATGATACAGATTCCGAGAAACGTCTCCGTTTCTATGAAAGACAAGGGTTCCAGCATGCCCAGACGATTGGATATAACCGTCGTTCCCTTGCCACAGCTGAGGAGAACCCAATGGAAATCCTGTATTGGGCGCCTAATGGGGAAACAGAGGAGGAGATATTTGGCGCAATGCGGGACATGTACGAACAGATTCATACGTACAAGGATAAACAGCTGTATGGTGAGGCCTATCAGACATCGGATGAAGTGCTGACATTTTCAAAGGATGCATCAAAGGATAGTATTTTTGATATGTTGAAAGAAAATGAGAAATAA
- the spxA gene encoding transcriptional regulator SpxA, whose amino-acid sequence MVTLYTSPSCTSCRKAKAWLEEHDIPFTERNIFSETLSLDEIKEILRMTEDGTDEIISTRSKVFQSLNMNLDQLPLKKLYSLIQENPGLLRRPIILDEKRLQVGYNEDEIRRFLPRTVRTFQLREAQRMVN is encoded by the coding sequence ATGGTAACACTTTATACCTCACCAAGTTGTACATCTTGCCGCAAAGCTAAAGCTTGGTTAGAAGAGCACGATATTCCGTTCACAGAGAGGAACATCTTCTCCGAGACATTATCACTTGATGAAATCAAGGAAATCCTGCGTATGACAGAAGATGGTACAGATGAAATCATCTCTACTCGCTCGAAGGTTTTCCAAAGCCTAAATATGAACTTAGATCAATTACCATTGAAGAAGTTATATAGCTTGATTCAAGAAAACCCAGGTCTTTTGCGACGCCCGATCATCCTTGATGAGAAACGTTTGCAGGTAGGCTATAACGAGGATGAAATTCGCCGCTTCTTGCCAAGAACTGTGCGTACTTTCCAGTTGCGTGAAGCACAGCGTATGGTCAACTGA
- a CDS encoding competence protein CoiA family protein translates to MLQAQLEDGRLILLAAHRKEQIHDFKKQRFLCPACRKSVIIRAGKKLIPHFAHEQIHDCELNRTGESLYHMRGKLQLFRWLTKQGYTVKLEQCLKDSARRPDLLLRTAGGKELAIEYQCAAISDEELLRRNEAYERNGIVPIWILGGNRLKRTSTYMLDLPKREQRFLTQYKQNMQLQMLYYCSDSKTFCNVQHILLTGKKQTVGQFFFRPLPNLLFPHLFQVLPQNVEETHKVWQSIQARAVARPLTYAPASIKRWVMRLYDAGFLLHDFPLSILQPVEAQYQMSVPPYIWQTDLWLEQLNVLPVMGSVSLNRLKYVCRKWEAATRPFAVPISTHPAESYMQRLCQLGWFGQINADTFVKKKALSLF, encoded by the coding sequence ATGTTGCAGGCGCAGTTGGAGGATGGAAGATTAATCCTGCTTGCTGCACATCGTAAAGAGCAAATCCATGATTTCAAAAAGCAGCGTTTTCTCTGTCCTGCCTGCAGAAAGTCAGTCATCATAAGGGCTGGCAAGAAATTGATTCCTCATTTTGCCCATGAGCAAATCCACGATTGCGAGCTGAATAGAACCGGGGAAAGTTTATACCATATGCGAGGTAAGTTGCAGCTGTTCCGTTGGCTTACTAAGCAAGGCTATACTGTTAAATTGGAGCAATGTCTTAAAGATTCCGCTAGACGTCCAGACTTGCTGCTTCGTACCGCTGGAGGAAAAGAGCTGGCAATAGAATATCAATGTGCAGCCATATCGGATGAAGAGCTGCTGCGGCGCAATGAAGCATACGAGCGGAACGGGATAGTTCCTATATGGATCTTGGGCGGCAACAGGTTAAAACGTACATCTACTTATATGCTCGACTTACCAAAAAGGGAACAGCGCTTCTTGACGCAATATAAGCAGAACATGCAATTGCAGATGTTATATTATTGCTCGGACAGTAAAACATTTTGTAACGTCCAACACATTCTCCTCACTGGAAAAAAACAGACTGTTGGTCAGTTCTTTTTCCGCCCTCTTCCCAATTTACTCTTTCCTCATTTATTTCAAGTTCTCCCTCAAAATGTTGAAGAAACACATAAGGTGTGGCAAAGTATCCAAGCAAGAGCGGTAGCGAGGCCGCTCACATATGCTCCTGCTTCTATTAAACGCTGGGTGATGCGCTTGTATGACGCCGGGTTTCTCCTGCATGATTTCCCGTTATCCATCTTACAGCCTGTTGAAGCGCAATATCAAATGTCTGTACCGCCATATATTTGGCAGACTGATCTCTGGCTTGAGCAATTGAACGTTTTACCTGTAATGGGGAGCGTATCTCTTAATCGGCTAAAATACGTATGCAGAAAATGGGAAGCCGCCACAAGACCTTTTGCCGTGCCTATCAGTACGCATCCGGCGGAATCGTATATGCAGCGTCTATGCCAGCTCGGATGGTTTGGGCAAATTAATGCTGATACTTTCGTAAAGAAAAAGGCATTATCTCTATTTTGA
- a CDS encoding ABC transporter ATP-binding protein, with translation MEKILEVKDLKVSFKTHGGEVQAVRGVTFDLHKGETLAIVGESGSGKSVTTKTLMGLLPKPHGFVKEGSIAFDNKDITKLKESELQKIRGKDISMIFQDPMTSLNPTMKVGTQIMEGLIKHQNMGKTEAREKAIELMNLVQIPNPEARMKQYPHQFSGGMRQRVVIAIALACNPRVLIADEPTTALDVTIQAQILELMKDIQKKVDTSIIFITHDLGVVANVADRVAVMYAGKIVEVGTVDEVFYNPKHPYTWGLLGSMPTLESDEEELFAIPGTPPDLIAPPKGDAFAARNKFALEIDFVEEPPMFKVSDTHYAATWLLHEDAPKVEPPESVKKRIESMEHSEEATR, from the coding sequence ATGGAAAAAATTCTTGAAGTGAAAGATTTGAAAGTCTCCTTCAAAACACATGGGGGAGAGGTACAAGCGGTTCGCGGAGTTACCTTCGACCTCCATAAAGGGGAGACCCTCGCAATCGTAGGTGAGTCTGGATCAGGAAAATCGGTAACAACTAAAACGCTTATGGGTTTGCTTCCTAAGCCTCATGGTTTTGTAAAAGAAGGCAGCATTGCCTTCGACAATAAAGATATTACGAAATTGAAAGAATCAGAACTTCAAAAGATCCGCGGGAAGGATATTTCGATGATTTTCCAGGATCCTATGACCTCCTTAAACCCGACTATGAAAGTCGGAACGCAAATTATGGAAGGTTTGATCAAGCATCAAAATATGGGCAAAACAGAAGCTCGTGAGAAAGCGATCGAGCTGATGAATTTAGTACAAATTCCGAATCCTGAAGCGCGGATGAAGCAATATCCGCATCAGTTCTCAGGCGGTATGCGTCAGCGTGTCGTAATCGCAATTGCGCTTGCATGTAATCCTCGGGTATTGATTGCCGATGAACCGACAACTGCATTGGATGTAACCATTCAAGCACAGATCCTGGAGCTGATGAAAGACATTCAGAAGAAAGTAGATACTTCCATCATCTTCATTACCCATGACCTTGGAGTTGTTGCTAATGTGGCAGACCGGGTAGCGGTTATGTACGCAGGTAAGATTGTTGAGGTTGGTACAGTTGATGAAGTGTTCTATAATCCGAAGCACCCGTACACATGGGGTCTGCTCGGTTCCATGCCGACACTTGAGAGTGATGAAGAGGAACTGTTCGCGATTCCGGGTACACCACCTGATTTGATTGCACCTCCAAAAGGGGATGCCTTTGCAGCGCGTAATAAGTTCGCGCTCGAAATTGACTTTGTTGAGGAGCCGCCAATGTTCAAAGTGTCTGATACGCATTATGCTGCAACATGGCTATTGCATGAAGACGCACCGAAAGTCGAGCCGCCTGAGTCAGTCAAGAAGCGAATCGAGTCAATGGAACATTCTGAGGAGGCGACGCGATAA
- a CDS encoding putative glycoside hydrolase, with protein MGKFKKSMMTAALAVTALMPTAVFAANEGEQLEGKQLTARSSTVDTYEVPPVMKRFTYSSDLSFEYPDAVRGIYVTGPSAGGAKFDSLVKMVDETDLNSMVIDIKDDHGNITYTPDEKSPYYDIAQNYIDDPQKMLKELEKHKIYPIARIVVFKDTLLAEKKPELSFRNADGSVWKNGRGEAFVSPFQHEVWEYNVELAKEAAMMGFQEIQFDYVRFPEGFETKDDELQYDLGDYTDEKTDNVQKRVNAVTDFVAYAKEELSNYDVQTSVDIFGYAATLDEAPGIGQNFSKISSNVDVISSMIYPSHWTSYFGLDVPNDHPYELTAEYAKVENDVLGKLENKPVSRPWIQDFEAPWVSSKQYGKQEVEDQIRALNENGIDEFLIWNAANNYTEGVDFTP; from the coding sequence ATGGGAAAATTTAAAAAGTCGATGATGACGGCTGCACTTGCTGTTACAGCGCTAATGCCCACAGCTGTCTTTGCAGCTAATGAAGGGGAACAATTGGAAGGAAAGCAGCTTACTGCCCGCTCCTCGACTGTAGATACGTATGAAGTACCGCCAGTGATGAAGCGGTTTACATATTCATCCGATTTATCCTTTGAATATCCCGATGCTGTCAGAGGTATATATGTTACTGGACCTAGCGCAGGGGGAGCAAAATTCGACAGTTTAGTGAAGATGGTGGACGAGACAGATCTTAATTCAATGGTCATCGATATCAAAGACGATCATGGAAACATTACATACACGCCTGATGAAAAATCACCATATTACGATATAGCACAAAATTACATAGACGATCCGCAAAAGATGCTGAAGGAATTAGAAAAGCATAAGATCTACCCGATTGCCCGAATCGTGGTGTTCAAAGATACGTTATTAGCCGAGAAGAAGCCAGAGCTTTCCTTCCGCAACGCGGACGGCAGTGTATGGAAAAACGGACGAGGGGAAGCATTTGTCAGCCCATTCCAGCATGAAGTATGGGAATACAATGTCGAGCTGGCAAAAGAAGCAGCTATGATGGGCTTCCAGGAAATTCAGTTTGATTATGTCCGTTTCCCGGAAGGGTTTGAAACAAAGGACGATGAACTGCAGTATGATCTGGGTGATTACACCGATGAAAAAACGGATAATGTACAGAAGCGTGTCAATGCCGTTACTGATTTTGTAGCATATGCAAAAGAGGAATTATCCAACTATGATGTGCAGACATCAGTTGATATATTCGGCTACGCTGCGACTTTGGATGAAGCACCAGGAATCGGTCAGAACTTCTCCAAAATATCGTCCAATGTCGATGTCATTTCGTCGATGATATATCCGAGCCACTGGACGTCTTATTTTGGATTGGATGTTCCGAATGACCATCCGTATGAATTAACGGCTGAATATGCCAAAGTAGAGAATGATGTATTAGGTAAGCTTGAGAATAAACCAGTATCAAGACCGTGGATTCAGGACTTTGAAGCGCCATGGGTATCCTCGAAACAATATGGCAAGCAAGAAGTAGAAGATCAAATTCGTGCGCTAAATGAGAATGGAATCGACGAATTTCTCATTTGGAATGCAGCAAATAACTATACAGAAGGTGTCGATTTCACACCATGA
- a CDS encoding ClpXP adapter SpxH family protein: protein MSWESSNSIQQRPEDDCGGFCGLFPSSKKPVEIYVFIDPLCEDCWSLEPFLKKLTMEYGQYFTLRPILTGDYQPLVRERNECSYPKTVLQPDNILLNNAVSFPWRTSLAIKAAELQGRKAGTRFLRTIQEALFLNKQDITADEILIECAKIAKLDLEEFREDMYSASAKKAFQCDVKLSKELEIDESPSIVFFNESEEDSGIKISGLYSYDVYVNVLHQMLQIDPQPAAKPPVEEFLSSYKFVGSREISLIYDWTNAQTEKEMKKLQLKQMVERIPIKHDTFWKYNITSKAE, encoded by the coding sequence ATGAGCTGGGAATCTTCTAATTCAATACAGCAAAGGCCTGAGGATGACTGTGGCGGATTTTGCGGACTGTTTCCTTCCTCTAAGAAACCCGTGGAGATTTACGTTTTTATCGATCCGCTTTGCGAGGATTGCTGGTCACTCGAGCCTTTTCTCAAGAAACTCACAATGGAATATGGTCAATATTTCACTTTACGCCCGATACTGACAGGAGATTATCAGCCGCTCGTTCGTGAACGAAATGAATGCAGCTACCCGAAAACGGTTCTGCAGCCAGATAACATCTTGTTAAACAATGCCGTGTCCTTCCCATGGCGCACGTCACTCGCAATAAAGGCAGCGGAACTGCAAGGGAGAAAAGCAGGTACCCGTTTCCTCCGAACTATTCAGGAGGCACTGTTCCTGAACAAGCAAGATATCACTGCAGATGAAATTCTAATTGAATGTGCCAAAATCGCTAAACTGGATTTAGAGGAATTTCGTGAGGATATGTATTCTGCATCCGCAAAAAAAGCATTCCAATGCGATGTGAAGCTTTCGAAGGAACTGGAAATTGACGAATCCCCTTCCATTGTCTTCTTTAATGAATCCGAGGAAGACTCCGGTATTAAAATTTCCGGCTTATATAGCTACGATGTGTATGTCAATGTCTTGCACCAGATGCTGCAGATAGATCCGCAGCCGGCAGCCAAACCGCCTGTGGAAGAATTCCTTTCCAGCTATAAATTTGTTGGAAGCAGGGAAATTTCATTGATTTATGATTGGACGAATGCGCAGACAGAAAAAGAAATGAAAAAGCTACAGCTGAAACAGATGGTAGAGCGCATCCCAATCAAACACGATACTTTTTGGAAATATAATATTACTTCGAAAGCTGAATAA
- the pepF gene encoding oligoendopeptidase F → MFVSKSAKSLPKRNEVPVEKTWNLENIFATDELWEEERKALSEDGDKISAFQGKLEESADTLYKMFKLQDDLSERIGKLYTYAHMRYDQDTTNGHYQALQSKAELLITQISSKMSYIVPELLAIDESRIQSFLKENDDLKVYEHTLNEISRQRAHVLSEKEETLLAQASEVTDNGSATFGMLNNADLTFPSIKNEEGEEVDVTHGRYVTFLESKDQRVRRDAFKSMYDTFGQFRNTFASTLSGTVKKNNFYAKVRNYESARQSALDNNKIPEQVYDNLVDAVNERLPLLHRYVELRKKVLGIDDLHMYDLYTPLVKDVDMKVTYDEAKDYVLKGLEPLGEEYQSILKEGFENRWVDVEENKGKRSGAYSSGAYGTNPYILMNWQDNVNNLFTLAHEFGHSVHSYYTRKNQPYRYGNYSIFVAEVASTCNEALLNEYMINNVDDEQEKLYLLNHFLEGFRGTVFRQTMFAEFEHMIHKHQQDGEVLTAENLTSMYYDLNKKYFGDGLTIDEEIGLEWARIPHFYYNYYVYQYATGYAAATALSAKILEEGEPAVEKYVGFLKAGSSDYPIEVLKSAGVDMTDIQTILSALDVFEAKLDEMEKLLQK, encoded by the coding sequence ATGTTCGTGTCAAAATCAGCTAAATCTTTACCAAAAAGAAACGAGGTTCCAGTAGAAAAAACTTGGAACCTAGAGAATATATTCGCGACAGATGAACTGTGGGAGGAAGAGCGCAAAGCATTGTCTGAGGATGGAGATAAGATCTCTGCATTCCAAGGCAAGCTGGAAGAGTCCGCAGATACTTTGTACAAGATGTTCAAGCTGCAGGATGATCTGTCTGAGCGTATCGGCAAGCTTTATACATACGCGCATATGCGTTATGATCAGGATACGACGAACGGGCATTATCAGGCATTGCAATCAAAGGCGGAGCTATTGATTACGCAGATCTCAAGCAAGATGAGCTATATTGTTCCGGAATTACTTGCAATTGACGAGAGCCGCATCCAATCGTTCCTGAAAGAGAACGATGATCTTAAAGTGTACGAGCATACCTTGAACGAAATAAGCCGTCAGCGTGCGCATGTGCTGTCTGAAAAGGAAGAGACATTACTTGCACAGGCTTCCGAAGTTACCGATAATGGCTCTGCTACATTCGGTATGCTTAACAACGCCGATTTGACTTTCCCGAGCATCAAGAATGAAGAAGGGGAAGAAGTGGATGTGACACACGGTCGTTATGTCACATTCCTGGAGTCGAAAGATCAGCGTGTACGCCGGGATGCATTCAAGTCCATGTATGATACTTTCGGTCAATTCCGCAATACTTTTGCCTCTACTCTTTCAGGTACAGTGAAGAAGAATAACTTCTACGCAAAAGTAAGGAATTATGAGTCAGCGCGTCAGTCTGCACTGGATAATAATAAAATTCCAGAACAGGTTTATGATAACCTCGTAGATGCAGTCAATGAGCGTTTACCACTGCTTCACCGTTATGTGGAACTCCGCAAGAAGGTGTTGGGCATAGACGATTTGCATATGTATGATCTCTATACGCCGCTAGTGAAAGATGTCGACATGAAGGTGACATATGACGAAGCGAAGGATTATGTCCTTAAAGGACTTGAGCCATTAGGTGAGGAATATCAGTCTATCCTGAAGGAAGGCTTCGAAAACCGCTGGGTTGATGTGGAAGAGAATAAAGGTAAACGCAGTGGTGCCTACTCATCTGGTGCATATGGAACAAACCCTTATATCCTGATGAACTGGCAGGATAACGTCAACAATCTGTTCACTTTGGCTCATGAATTCGGTCATTCGGTCCATAGCTATTATACACGCAAAAATCAGCCATACCGATATGGTAACTATTCCATCTTTGTTGCTGAGGTTGCATCTACATGCAATGAAGCTTTGCTGAATGAATATATGATTAATAATGTGGATGATGAGCAGGAGAAGCTGTATTTGCTGAATCACTTCCTCGAGGGCTTCCGCGGCACTGTTTTCCGTCAAACAATGTTTGCTGAATTTGAGCATATGATTCACAAGCATCAGCAGGACGGCGAAGTGCTTACAGCCGAGAATCTGACATCCATGTATTATGATTTGAATAAGAAATACTTTGGTGATGGTTTGACTATCGATGAAGAAATTGGATTGGAATGGGCACGTATTCCTCATTTCTATTACAATTACTATGTGTATCAATACGCTACAGGCTACGCAGCTGCTACTGCACTATCAGCTAAGATCCTTGAAGAGGGAGAGCCTGCTGTCGAAAAATATGTAGGTTTCTTGAAGGCTGGAAGCAGCGATTATCCAATTGAGGTACTGAAGTCTGCTGGAGTAGATATGACGGATATACAAACTATTCTTTCTGCACTTGATGTATTCGAGGCGAAGCTTGACGAAATGGAAAAACTATTGCAGAAGTAA
- a CDS encoding globin, whose translation MNQAETLYDGIGGQAILEQLVDAFYRRVAEHPDLKPIFPDDLTETRRKQKQFLTQFFGGPPLYTEEHGHPKLRYRHLPFEITPTRKDAWLSCMAAALVETDIEEPYKSIIYERLALTAHHMMNTPDEEKGESI comes from the coding sequence ATGAATCAAGCTGAAACATTGTACGATGGTATTGGCGGACAAGCCATATTAGAGCAGCTGGTAGATGCATTCTACCGACGCGTGGCAGAGCATCCTGATTTAAAGCCGATTTTCCCGGATGATCTGACGGAGACCCGCCGCAAACAAAAGCAGTTCCTGACACAATTCTTCGGCGGTCCGCCGCTCTATACAGAAGAGCACGGCCACCCGAAGCTAAGATACCGGCACCTCCCTTTCGAGATCACACCTACACGCAAGGATGCATGGCTTTCCTGCATGGCAGCTGCCCTAGTGGAAACTGACATAGAGGAACCTTATAAAAGCATAATATATGAACGACTTGCGTTAACCGCACATCATATGATGAATACACCAGATGAAGAGAAAGGAGAATCGATATGA